The Halomonas sp. THAF5a genome segment GGCCGCATTGTAGCGGATGGGGTGAGCGATTCACTATAATGGCAGGCTCTCGGCGTCCGGCACAGCGCACGACGCCCCTTCGTATTATGGCCGGCGGGCATCCCCGGCCCCCTCGACACGCGCCCAGGCGCGGGAGATCCGACATGTCCGAGCGTATCGCCACGGTCACCCGGAACACCCGGGAAACCCAGATCACGGTGACCATCAACCTCGACGGCGAGGGGCGCCTGGCCTGCGAGACCGGGGTGCCCTTCCTCGACCACATGCTCGACCAGGTGGCGCGCCACGGCCTGATCGACCTGGACATCGCGTGCCAGGGCGACCTGCACATCGACGATCACCACACCGTCGAGGACATCGGCATCACCCTGGGCCAGGCCTTCCACCAGGCGATCGGCGACAAGCGTGGCATCTACCGCTACGGCCACGCCTACGTGCCCCTGGACGAGGCGCTCTCCAGGGTGGTGGTGGACTTCTCCGGCCGCCCGGGGCTGAGCATGGACGTGGAGTTCACCCGCGCCAGCATCGGCCGCCTGGACACCCAGCTGTTCTGGGAGTTCTTCCAGGGCTTCGTCAACCACGCCCGGGTGACCCTGCACGT includes the following:
- the hisB gene encoding imidazoleglycerol-phosphate dehydratase HisB, giving the protein MSERIATVTRNTRETQITVTINLDGEGRLACETGVPFLDHMLDQVARHGLIDLDIACQGDLHIDDHHTVEDIGITLGQAFHQAIGDKRGIYRYGHAYVPLDEALSRVVVDFSGRPGLSMDVEFTRASIGRLDTQLFWEFFQGFVNHARVTLHVDNLKGFNAHHQAETIFKAFGRALRMAVEQDPRMAGQMPSTKGSL